The nucleotide sequence CTACCGGCCTCGGACACACGCTGGTCAAGGTCATGCGGCCGGTGATCGATTCCTATGAGGCCGCGCTCGCCGAGGTGCGCCGCCAGGCACGCGGTTCCGGCTCCGAACTGCGCGTCGGTTTCCTGATCTCCGCCGCGCAGTCCATTCTCACGCCCGCGATGGAGCGGCTGCGCAAGGATCACCCCGAAATCAGGCTCAAGCTCCACGACATGTCGCCGAAGGAACAGATTGATGCGTTGAAATCGGGGGGACTCGATCTCGCGTTGATCGGCCAGGAAGGAGCCGTCGCGGCGCGGGATTTCCACAGCCTGAAGCTCTGTTCACTCGGTGTCTGCGTGGCACTCTCCAACGGCGATCCTCTTGCTTGCCGGAAGAAGATTTCCATCCGGGAACTGGCGGGCCGCGACTTCATCGGTGTGGATGAGGATCAGATGCCGGGAAGAAACCGCTGGATCACGTCGCTGTGCCGGACCGCCGGATTCAAGCCGCGGTTCATCGCAACCACGGATGGCATCACCCATGTGCTTTCAATGGTAGCCTCAGAATCCGCCGTCACCCTGCTGCCGGATTATTTCAAAACGACCAGCCATCCCGGCATCACCTTCGTGCCGGTGTCCGATGCCCGGGCGCGCTGGGATTTCATCGTGCTGTGGCAACGTGGAAAAACCACCGCCTGCACCACGGCGCTGGTGGAGGCGCTGAAGGAAGCGGCGTTGAAAATCTCAGGCTCCCCTCTCCCGCCGTGACTCCACCACGGGATCCGCGGCGGATCACCTTTGGTAGGCCGAGGCGGTCTTGAAGGGATTGTAATATCTCCCCTTCTCATCCGTCGCGTAAACGAAACCGTAACGGTCGTTCTTCTCATCCACGGGCTCCAGCAGGATTTTTCTCAGCCTCGCGGTATCGTTGTATTCCAGCAGGACCCGTGCGGTGCCGTTGATGCCCCACATCTTGAATCCGGTTCCGAACAACCCGCCGTTGGGATAGAAATCCGTGAGACCCGCCATGGCGTGGAAACAGTTGATGGCGCTCTGGTCCTTGCGGGTGAGCCGGTCGTCGGCACGATACTTGATCTTGCCACTTTCGAGCAGGCGCAACCGCTTCACCCCGAGATCAAATCCTTCCT is from Luteolibacter yonseiensis and encodes:
- a CDS encoding LysR family transcriptional regulator yields the protein MIDRVRALLTVIEEGSVNRAAVRLRITQPALSRQMKLLESEVGGKLLERETSGVKPTGLGHTLVKVMRPVIDSYEAALAEVRRQARGSGSELRVGFLISAAQSILTPAMERLRKDHPEIRLKLHDMSPKEQIDALKSGGLDLALIGQEGAVAARDFHSLKLCSLGVCVALSNGDPLACRKKISIRELAGRDFIGVDEDQMPGRNRWITSLCRTAGFKPRFIATTDGITHVLSMVASESAVTLLPDYFKTTSHPGITFVPVSDARARWDFIVLWQRGKTTACTTALVEALKEAALKISGSPLPP